A single region of the Thermotoga profunda AZM34c06 genome encodes:
- a CDS encoding radical SAM protein has protein sequence MTFYGKIILFVYHYRILFNVVIVAVILNTTGDIMKLEAALKNLVSPRFSKVLIPWLFKNPRYLANASVLLRAFRQCESTRQQLLSNENLLVPPVMILSITNNCNLQCQGCFVEKLKGEQMTLSDWQKIINQAKQLGVFAFLIAGGEPFLMKDLLDLIASNKDRVFAIFTNGTCINNEQLQFLKKTSNLAIVLSLEGDERLTNQRRGEKVYKKVLTTLKNLSKQGVLSGISITVTKDNYEYWMVDNNIDYFIELGAKLCFFIEYIGAEEDGKSLTTDQRQLFRKKILEYKDEKPIFIIHSPGDEEPFGGCVSAGRGFIHVNALGDLTPCPITNVSTHNMRYSTLKEGLKSRLFREIRDNKLLEDGKGPCSLISHRDELEQIVRKVRTI, from the coding sequence ATGACTTTCTATGGCAAAATCATTCTTTTTGTGTATCATTACAGAATCTTATTCAACGTGGTGATCGTGGCTGTTATACTTAACACAACGGGGGATATTATGAAGTTAGAAGCTGCCTTAAAAAACCTTGTGAGCCCAAGATTCTCAAAGGTTCTCATACCGTGGCTCTTTAAAAACCCAAGGTATCTTGCCAATGCTTCAGTACTACTGAGAGCATTTCGACAATGCGAGTCAACTCGACAACAATTGCTTTCAAATGAAAATCTATTAGTGCCACCCGTAATGATATTGAGCATAACCAACAATTGCAATTTGCAGTGTCAAGGATGTTTTGTCGAAAAACTCAAAGGAGAACAGATGACACTTTCAGATTGGCAAAAGATAATAAATCAAGCAAAACAACTTGGTGTCTTTGCCTTTTTGATAGCAGGGGGAGAGCCATTTTTGATGAAGGACTTACTGGATTTGATTGCATCCAATAAAGATCGAGTTTTTGCCATTTTTACCAATGGAACCTGTATTAACAACGAACAATTGCAGTTTTTGAAAAAAACATCAAACTTAGCCATTGTTCTGAGTTTAGAAGGTGATGAAAGACTCACGAATCAAAGAAGAGGTGAAAAAGTTTACAAAAAAGTATTGACAACACTGAAAAACCTTTCTAAACAAGGTGTACTCAGTGGCATATCGATCACAGTCACAAAAGATAATTATGAATACTGGATGGTCGACAACAATATTGATTACTTCATAGAACTTGGTGCGAAGTTGTGTTTTTTCATTGAATATATTGGTGCGGAAGAAGATGGAAAATCATTGACTACAGATCAAAGACAACTGTTTAGAAAAAAGATACTTGAGTATAAGGATGAAAAACCAATTTTCATAATTCATTCACCGGGCGATGAGGAACCATTTGGTGGATGTGTTTCTGCAGGTAGAGGGTTCATACACGTCAATGCATTGGGAGACCTTACACCATGTCCGATAACAAATGTCTCAACACACAACATGAGATATTCGACACTAAAAGAAGGTTTGAAAAGTCGGCTTTTTAGAGAGATACGCGACAATAAGTTGCTTGAAGATGGCAAGGGACCTTGTTCCTTAATATCGCATCGTGATGAACTTGAGCAAATTGTGCGCAAAGTCAGGACAATTTAA